The DNA window CACGGCGGCCGGCATCGCCCGCACGCTGCGCGAGGTGATCGTCGATTACCTGAACAAGCCCGGCATCTGGGTCTCGATCCTGTTCATCATCCTGTTCCGCGCGGGCGAGGCGCAGGTGCAGACGATCGGGCCGCTGTTCCTGCGCGATGCGATCGACAAGGGCGGCCTGGGGCTGTCCACCGCGGAAGTGGGCATCGTGTACGGTACCTCGGGCACGGTGGCCTTCATCATCGGTTCCATCGCCGGCGGCTATTTCACGTCCTGGCTCGGGCTGCGTCGCGCCATCCTGCCGCTGATCCTGGCCGTCAACCTGCCGAACCTGGTGTTCTGGTACCTGTCCACCTGGCATCCGCACGACCTGGTGATCGTGGGCGCCGCGCTGTCGGCCGAGATGTTCGGCTATGGCTTCGGCTTCGTCGGCATCATCCTGTACATGATGCAGGTGGTCGCTCCCGGTAAATATACGACCGCGCATTACGCGTTCTCGACCGGCATCATGCAGCTGGGCTTCGTGCTGTTCAAGTGGGTCAGCGGCGATATCCAGGCGGCGCTCGGCTACCAGCGCTTCTTCGTGTGGGTGCTGGTGGCGGCGATCCCCGTGGCCATCCTGTCGCAGTTCATTCCAATGGAATCGCGGGTGGCGGAAGACGCCGAACAGCCGGCCGGCGAAGCGCCGGCGACCGCGGCGCAGTGACGCGATTTGATTGCGGTACCAATGGCGCTGAGAAAGCTTCCGTAGTATCTTTACGCGTCGCGATCATTGCGTAAACTGAAACCCTATTCTTATTGAAATTTATGGGACAATAAGTGTTTGTCCCTTGATTGAAGGATTTTTTCATCATGCCCCAGTTCCGTCTCGCCCGCATCAGCCTGCTGCTGGCTGCCATCGGCCTGAACGCCGCTTTCGCGCTGCCCGCCGCGGCATTCGCCCAAGACAAGCCCGCAGCCCAGGCCGAGGCACCGAAGGACACCGTGCGCCCTGAGATCTTCAAGCTGGTCGATCCGGCCCAGATCAAGCCGCTGATGGATGCCAAGAATTATGCCGAAGTGAAGAGCCGCCTGGCGCAGGCCGATGCGCTGCCGAACCGGACCGTGTACGAGGATTTCGTGCTGAACCGCATGCGTATCTCGGTGGCCTCGGCCACCAACGACACGGCGACGCTGACCACCGCGCTGGAAGCCGTGATCAACTCCGGCAAGCTGCAACCGACCGAGCAGCGCGACTTCGTGCAGGCGCTGGCCACGCAGTACTACAACAACAAGGATTACCCGAAGGCGATCACCTGGTTCAACCGCTACCAGACCGAAACCGGCGACACCAAGGTACGCCCGTACATCATCCGCGCCCATTACTTCAACAACGACTTCGCCACCGCGAAGACCGAACTGCTGAAGGACCTGGACGTGCACCAGAAAGCCGGCACCGCGCCGAAGCTGGAAGAGCTGCAACTGCTGGCCAACTCCGGCGCGAAGACCAAGGACCAGGCGACCTATCTCGTCGCGCTGGAAAACCTGGTGCGCTACTACCCGAACGACGACTACTGGCTCGACCTGCTGAGCCGCACCCAGGGCAAGGCCAGCTACTCGAACCGCTTCGCGCTGGACGTGCTGCGGCTTGAAAAAGTGGCCGTGTCGAAGATGGCCGCCGAAGAGTACACGGCGCTGGCCGAACTGGCGCTGCTGGCGGGCCAGCCGATCGAGGCGAAGCAGGCGCTGGACGCCGGCTTCTCGAACGGCGTGCTGGGCACCGGCAACAAGGCGGGCGAGCACAAGAAGCTGCGCGCGCAGGCCGACAAGCAGGCCGCGGACGACCAGAAGAATATCGGCACCGGCGAAGCCTCGGCCCGCAAGTCCAAGAACGGCACCGGCCTGATCAACCTCGGCTACGCGTACGTGACCCTGGGCCAGCACGACAAGGGCATCGCCCTGATCCAGGAAGGCATCGCCAAGGGCGGCCTGCAGAACGCGGAAGACGCCAAGCTGCGCCTGGGTTACTCGTACGCGCTGGCCGGCCGCAAGGACGACGCGATCAAGACGCTGCAGACCGTGACCGGCACCGATGGTCGCGGCGACCTGGCACGCTACTGGATCATGTGGGTGAACCGCCCTGCCGGCGGCAACGCCCAGGCGCAGGCTGCCCAGTAATCAGCGCCACTTCGGCGCAAAAAAAAGCGGGAATGGCCGATGGCCTTCCCGCTTTTTTTATTGTTGGCTTCAATGCGCTGGTGTCTGACACCTTTTTCGGGCGCCTCATCCGAAAAAGGTGTCAGACACCGGTTCGTTTTGACACCGGTTTCGGTTTGCCCTAGCGCTTATCCCCCAACCCTTCGCGAAACGCCGCATCGAACGCGCCCGCGGCGCCCGTCATGCCGCTGCACCGGTCGCTGGCCCCCTGCACCGCCACCTTGCACGGCTGGTCCCGGTCCAGCGACCACCAGTGCAGCCCGGCCAGGCCCATCTGCTTCACCGCCGCGCCCAGCATGCGCGCGTCGTCCAGCGTGAAATCGTTCAGCGGCATGTCGTTCACGCCGATCATCGGCGTCACCTCGATCTGCGCGAGCGGGATGCCGTATTTTTCATGCACGTTGCGCACCGCCTGCACGGCCGACTTGCCCATGTCGCACGCGTCGCCGCGCAGCACGCAGGCGTCCGGCGCCGGCGGGCCGTAATCCATCACCATCAGGTTGAACGTCCAGTCGCGCAGGCCGCCGGCGCGCACGGCGGCGAGGATCGTTTCGCCCAGCGCGTTCAGGCTGCGCCTGCTGCCGTCGGACGCCGCATGCGTGGCCACGGTGAACGAGAAACGCAGGTCCGGGCGCTTCTTCTGCGCCGTGGCGGCGCGCTGCACGATCGAGGCGATCTGCTCTTTCGTCTGGCCCGCCTCGATGTCGAAGTCGATGCCGGCCAGGTGCCGGGAATCGTAGCGGGCGATGAAGCGCTCCATGCCCTCGTCGGTCGCGCAGGTGAACACGCCGCCCTGCCCGCCCGTGGAGACCACGTAGTCGACGCCGGCTTTCGCGAAGGCTGCCACGTTCGCCTTCGCGACCTGGGCGCCCGTCTGTTCGCGCCACGTCTCGCTGCCGCATTCGCCGGTGGCAAACGCCCACGTCAGCGCCGCCGGCTTGCCGGCCAGGTAGGGCGTGGCGTCGCGCGCACCGATCACATGATCCGGCGCACGGTTCAGCGGCAGGAATTTATATGCACTGACGACGACGCGCGGCGCTGCCAGTGCGGCCGATCCGCACAGCGCCAGCAGTGCGGCGACCAGGAGCTTGTTGGTTTTCATCGGGTTTCCAAGGACTGCGCCAGCACGTCGGCCTTCGTGAGGCCACCGGCCGCCGGCGCGGTCCACCAGTAGTTGACCATGGTGTTCAGCACGCCGATCGATTCGACGTGATGCCACCACAGCGAGGGAATGTACAGCGCGTCGCCCGGCTCGAGTTCGGCGACGATCGCGTGCCTTTCAGCTTCCCTGAACCGCGGGAAGCGCCGGTAGTCGGGCGAGCGAAAGTCCACGAGGCTGATCGGCGTGGGCGTCGGCGCAAAGTCCAGCGGCCCGAGGTACAGGTTCGCCACCTGGTCGGGCGGGAACAGCGTGAAGCGGCGCCTGCCACTGACGACGCAGGCGAGATTGTGCGACTCGTCGAAATGCGCCGGCGTGACCACCTCGTTGCCGAGCCACAGACGCGGCATCACGGCCGGATCTTTCAATGGATCGATCGGGGGGGTGCGGTTCTTGTCCGCGAAGCCAGGCAATACGTCGTCGAGCAATGCGCTCTGCATCGCCACCGCCGGCGCCACGGGGAACTGCGAATAGCGCGCGATCTGCTCGATCACGGCCGCCACCGTGCGCTTGCTGCGCACGAAGTTGAAGCCCTTCATGTCCGGCGCATAAAACAGCCGGCCCTTTGCCTCCGGCGGCATCAGCACGGCGTCGGCCGTCGCCGCCGCCGCACCGCGGTCGAAGCGCAGCAGATAGCGGCACAACGCTTCCGGCGACCGTCGCGCTTCCATCACGGCAGGCCACTGATTCACGTAGCCGCGCAACACCAGGGGCTGCTGTCGGGTCTGCATGGCCGTCCAACCACTGTCGGGCATGCCACTGATTTCACTGCAAAAAATCATGCTCTCAGCATCTCCACAGCAGTGTTGTAAAGATCCTGGGGACTGTCCCTCCGGGAGGGACAGTCCCCGACGTTTTTACAACAGGTTACCAGGGAGCTGGTCAGTACTTGAACCGCAGGCCGGCGTAGTACTGGGCGCCGTTGGCGTAGAAGCGGCCCGGCTGGTCCTTGTTGTACACGTAGTTCTTCAGGACCGGCTCGTTCAGGTTCTGGCCGCTGATGGTCAGGATCACGTTCTTCGTGATGTTCCAGTTCAGCGAGGCGGAGAGCTGCCCCACCGCGTCCTGGTACAGCGGCGTGCCGCGGTCCTGCGCGGCCAGGTAGGACGAGCGCCATGCGTAGCCGATGCGCGCGTTGAACTGTTCGTTCTCGAAGTAGGCGCCGACGTTGGCGGTGGTCTTCGAGGCGCCCAGCATGTCGCACGGGCTCGATGACGTCGTCGTCTGCGTGGCCGGGCAGCTGCCGAAGTCCTGCTTCGAGTCGGACAGCGTGACGTTGCCGTCCACGCCGAAGCCCGCGCCCAGCGGCATCTGCAGCGCCAGCTCGATGCCCTTCACGCTGGCATCCACGTTGATCGGCGAGGTGATCGTGTAGGTGGCGAACGTTGGCTGGCCCGATTGCTGCGACGCGCGGCTGTCGATGAACGTGCCCGTGCTGGTGCCGTAGCCCACGTAGTTGTGCAGGTCCATGTAGAACACGCCGATGGAGGCCAGGGCCCGCGGTGCGAAGTACCACTGCACGGTCGCATCGAGGTTGTTCGACAGCGTGGGCTTGAGCGCCGCGTTGCCGCCGTTGCCGGTATGGGTTTCATCCGTCAGCGACACGGTGCCGCCCAGCGCGCCGAAGTCCGGCCGCGTCATCGTGCGCGAGGCGCCGAAGCGGGCCACGACATCGCTGCGCACGTCGAAGCGCAGGTTCAGGCTTGGCAGGATTTCCGTGTGGTTGTTCTCGATGCGCGTCTGCTGCACGAAGCCGCCCCAAGGGAATGCCGGCAGGTTCCCGCCCGGCAGCTGGTTCGGCAGGATCTGGTAGCCGTTCGACTCGCCCTCGGTGCGCACCACGCGCACGCCCAGGTTGCCGCTCCAGCCATCGCCTTCCATTTCCGTGGACACGTAGGCAGCCTTGGTCTTCTCCGTCAGGTTGAACATGTCCGGATAGTAGATCCGCTCGGCGCTGCGGTTCGAGTGCAGGTTGCCCCACTCCTGCAGGATGGCCGGATCCAGTTCCCACACGTTCTTCGGGAAATCGCCGCCCAGGTCCTTGCCGAAATCGCCCGGATACGTGTTGCCGTTCCAGGCCGGGTTCGTGTTGGCGGTGCCCGGTTCCGTGTTCGCCCAGTTCGGGCCTTGCGAGATCGCGAAGTTGCTGCGCTTGTGGTCGGTGCCACGCAGGCCGAACTTGATTTCCTTGAACGTGTCGTTATCGAGGCGGAACGCGGCGTCGATCTGGCCGTAGGTCTCTTCATCGGACGTGGTGGCCGGGCTGTAGCCAAACACCCAGTCCAGCACCGTGCCGGTGAAGACGGACGTGTCGATGCTCGGGAACTTCACGGTGGCCGGCGAACCCAGGCCATTGAGCTGGTAGCTGACGCCCGAGTTGTTCACGTCGCCTTCGTACACGCCCTGCGATGGCGTGGCACCGGTACCCTTCGTCTTGCCGATCAGGGCCGACAGCGTGAGCTGGTCGTTGACGCGCCACTTGCTGTTCAGGTCGAGGAACTCGGACTTGGCGTACGCCCCTTCGCGCACGATGTCGTCGACGATGCCATAACGCAGCGGGTTGGCCGCGGTGCCCTTGTTGGCAAAGCTCACCGACGTGAGCGTGCCGTTGCGCACCGTGTACGAATCCGGGATCACGTTGCCGCCGATGGCACCGCTGCCGTTCATGTCCGTCATGTAGTTGCGGTTGTAGTTCGACGCTTCCAGCTTCGAGGTGAAGTACGTGGCTTCCAGCGAGATCTCGCGCGACGGCTTGAGCTGGGCGGCAACCAGGCCGCCCTTGCGGTGGCGCTCCTGCGTGAACAGCGAAGAGCCGATCAGGCGCGGATACCACACGTTGGCGAGCTCCGGCCGGGCTTGCGCCAGCGCGCTGCCGGGGGCGATCTGCGTGTATTGCAGCAG is part of the Pseudoduganella lutea genome and encodes:
- a CDS encoding MFS transporter, yielding MPNAAPPVKPASSQGRNPPFWVPSLYFAQGLPYFAVALIAGLMFKSLGVANEDIAHWTAYIGAAWVFKPLWSPFLELAPSKKAVVVTFQLLGGACLGLVALALHLPMWLAASVAMLGLVAISSATHDIACDGLYIASLTKKQQAQYAGWTGTFFNAGRFISLGGLVILAGQLEKSQGVTAAWTIIFLILAGTMISLGLYHAWSLPTAPNAVATDGTGADRTAAGIARTLREVIVDYLNKPGIWVSILFIILFRAGEAQVQTIGPLFLRDAIDKGGLGLSTAEVGIVYGTSGTVAFIIGSIAGGYFTSWLGLRRAILPLILAVNLPNLVFWYLSTWHPHDLVIVGAALSAEMFGYGFGFVGIILYMMQVVAPGKYTTAHYAFSTGIMQLGFVLFKWVSGDIQAALGYQRFFVWVLVAAIPVAILSQFIPMESRVAEDAEQPAGEAPATAAQ
- a CDS encoding tetratricopeptide repeat protein, giving the protein MPQFRLARISLLLAAIGLNAAFALPAAAFAQDKPAAQAEAPKDTVRPEIFKLVDPAQIKPLMDAKNYAEVKSRLAQADALPNRTVYEDFVLNRMRISVASATNDTATLTTALEAVINSGKLQPTEQRDFVQALATQYYNNKDYPKAITWFNRYQTETGDTKVRPYIIRAHYFNNDFATAKTELLKDLDVHQKAGTAPKLEELQLLANSGAKTKDQATYLVALENLVRYYPNDDYWLDLLSRTQGKASYSNRFALDVLRLEKVAVSKMAAEEYTALAELALLAGQPIEAKQALDAGFSNGVLGTGNKAGEHKKLRAQADKQAADDQKNIGTGEASARKSKNGTGLINLGYAYVTLGQHDKGIALIQEGIAKGGLQNAEDAKLRLGYSYALAGRKDDAIKTLQTVTGTDGRGDLARYWIMWVNRPAGGNAQAQAAQ
- a CDS encoding glycosyl hydrolase encodes the protein MKTNKLLVAALLALCGSAALAAPRVVVSAYKFLPLNRAPDHVIGARDATPYLAGKPAALTWAFATGECGSETWREQTGAQVAKANVAAFAKAGVDYVVSTGGQGGVFTCATDEGMERFIARYDSRHLAGIDFDIEAGQTKEQIASIVQRAATAQKKRPDLRFSFTVATHAASDGSRRSLNALGETILAAVRAGGLRDWTFNLMVMDYGPPAPDACVLRGDACDMGKSAVQAVRNVHEKYGIPLAQIEVTPMIGVNDMPLNDFTLDDARMLGAAVKQMGLAGLHWWSLDRDQPCKVAVQGASDRCSGMTGAAGAFDAAFREGLGDKR
- a CDS encoding cupin-like domain-containing protein; protein product: MQTRQQPLVLRGYVNQWPAVMEARRSPEALCRYLLRFDRGAAAATADAVLMPPEAKGRLFYAPDMKGFNFVRSKRTVAAVIEQIARYSQFPVAPAVAMQSALLDDVLPGFADKNRTPPIDPLKDPAVMPRLWLGNEVVTPAHFDESHNLACVVSGRRRFTLFPPDQVANLYLGPLDFAPTPTPISLVDFRSPDYRRFPRFREAERHAIVAELEPGDALYIPSLWWHHVESIGVLNTMVNYWWTAPAAGGLTKADVLAQSLETR
- a CDS encoding TonB-dependent receptor, with product MKRIQAAQPSTHRPAINRLTPAAAAAAILVLGISAPAMAQQAAAQQSTGAQAEPEVVIVTGIRAALQQSLSAKRNAAANVEVITAEDVGKMPDKNVADSLQRLPGVNISSSAAGSGGFDENDRVSLRGTAPSLTQTTINGHSVSSGDWFVLDQVGGAVGRTTSYSLLPSEIVGQVIVRKAPTADMVEGGAAGSIDVITRRPLDFKQPLTLEGSVQAVYSTLAEKTDPQFSGLVNWKNATNTFGVMLQGFSEKRSLRRDGQELLQYTQIAPGSALAQARPELANVWYPRLIGSSLFTQERHRKGGLVAAQLKPSREISLEATYFTSKLEASNYNRNYMTDMNGSGAIGGNVIPDSYTVRNGTLTSVSFANKGTAANPLRYGIVDDIVREGAYAKSEFLDLNSKWRVNDQLTLSALIGKTKGTGATPSQGVYEGDVNNSGVSYQLNGLGSPATVKFPSIDTSVFTGTVLDWVFGYSPATTSDEETYGQIDAAFRLDNDTFKEIKFGLRGTDHKRSNFAISQGPNWANTEPGTANTNPAWNGNTYPGDFGKDLGGDFPKNVWELDPAILQEWGNLHSNRSAERIYYPDMFNLTEKTKAAYVSTEMEGDGWSGNLGVRVVRTEGESNGYQILPNQLPGGNLPAFPWGGFVQQTRIENNHTEILPSLNLRFDVRSDVVARFGASRTMTRPDFGALGGTVSLTDETHTGNGGNAALKPTLSNNLDATVQWYFAPRALASIGVFYMDLHNYVGYGTSTGTFIDSRASQQSGQPTFATYTITSPINVDASVKGIELALQMPLGAGFGVDGNVTLSDSKQDFGSCPATQTTTSSSPCDMLGASKTTANVGAYFENEQFNARIGYAWRSSYLAAQDRGTPLYQDAVGQLSASLNWNITKNVILTISGQNLNEPVLKNYVYNKDQPGRFYANGAQYYAGLRFKY